The DNA window CCCCCTCTACGTCCCGGCAAGGCATGTCGAATGTTCGCCACGTGGTTCGACGCAAAGCAGTAGCAGTTGTTCTTTTCAACTGTTCCGGGACTGTTGAAGATGTCCGCGTTCGCGGCATAGAGCGTGCTGGGACACGGTCGATGCCATGTCACCCCCCGTTCGACATCCGGGGATTCATCGAACGAGTCAGGACTGGGTGGGTACAGCTCCTCCCGCTCGGCCGGCAGAATAGAGGGGCCTCCTGCAGCAACGGACAGGAGCTCGTCAGCGATCCCCATCCTGGTGGCCGGCGCTGCGAGAAGCCAGTGCGCAACAGAATCGACCTCTCTGGCGGCCGTTCGGACCCCTACCCGAAACTCAGCCCCGATACGGGCTGCGGACGTCGCCTGCCATGTGTCCCAGGCTCCATGTTCCGACTTGACTGAACGCACAATGAAGCCGCGGTACCCCAAACCCAACACCTCGTGGGGGGAAGTGACCTCCGAGAGCTGGCTCGTATCCGCTTCTACGCGCTCCGTCAGCTCCCGCTCTTCTTGTGGCGACAGAACCCATCGAGGGTTCGGCATGCCTGAAAATATGTCGAGTTCAACTTCGAGCATAATGTGATCGCCTCGCAGGCCACACGATGGGGAATGTCGCTGTTCACTGGCCGCGTCGGGTAATACGTTCGCTCTCCGCCCCGCATTCAGCGTACCTCCGGCCTAGAGGCCCCGCATTCCCACGACGAGTCACCGTCATGACGTTCCCAGCGACGACCTTCGCACGCGCCTCACGTCCACGCTGGATTCGCTGCTCTGGGGAACCATGGCTCCCAACTGCCGTACGAGACTGCCCTGACGGCTCCCGTTCTGCGGCGTACGCAGCGCGGCGGGACGCGTTGACTCGCCTCGGCGCGAATTTCTGATGGCGATCGGACGTAGTCTCGGGCGGCGAAGCGGGTGAGGCGGCTGATGCACTGCCAAAGCCACAGCGATCGCGAACGGCACATTGTTGAACGGGAGATGCGACGCGAAGTATCGGTCACCACGTCAGTTGCGCCTTCTGCGCTGCGTTCTGCCCAAGGCAGTCTTCGTCGGGGAAACGGCTCACCGGCGACCTTTCAACTGCGAGCAAGATCCATCGCCGATACGGTGCCGTCGCCCCTGTTGGCGACGTAGAGGCGATTACTGTGGGGCTCGAAAGCCACGCCATCCGGTTGGGATCCGACTGGAATCGTAGCGCTCACGCTGCTGGACTCGGCGTCGATCACCTTCACCGTACCGTCAGAATGGGTTACGTAGGCGTCACCCCGGAGATCAACCGCCACACCAAGCGGTCTCACACCGACCTCGATATCGGCGACTGCGCCGGTGACGATGTCGAGCACTGACACCGTCTTGAAGCCGTTGTTGGCCACATATGCACGGCGCCTCTGGGAATCGATCGAAATGCCCATGGGATGCTGCCCGACCGGGATGGCCGCAATAACCCCGCTGGTCGCAGCATCGAGCACCGATACCGTGTCCCAGTCGGGTTGCGTGACGTAGACGCGATGACTTGCAGAGTCAACTGCCACACCAAGGGGACCATCGACAGGGACGAAGTTGTGGGCGGCCGTGGGGAGCTCGCCACTGATGCCGATTACCGCCACTCTGTGATGACTTCGGCTGGTCACGTAGGCACGACTCAGGAAATGATCGACCGCCACTCCCACCACGTGGGATGGTGGGTGAAGAATCGAAGGCGGGCCTCCGACGTTGATGGTGGCGATGACAGTATGGAATCTGTCGAGCACTGACACGGTGCCAAAGCCGCCGTTGGCGACGTAGATGCCGAATTGAGGATCGGTTGCCACGCTCTCCGGGCGGAGTCCGACGTTGATGGTGGCGGTCACAGTGTTGGTCAAAGCATCGATCACCGACAACGTGTGATCACCGCTATTGGTGACGAAGACATGGTCATGAACATCCGCTGCCACACCGACCGGCTCCGTCCCTACTGGGATGGTGGCAACGACGCATGGTTTCTCAGTGGTGGTCATTTTCACCAACAACTTTCATCGTTCTCGGCCATCTGACCGAGAGGCGACACCGAATACTTACGTGCGGGTCTCCTGATGACCGTCCAAACCAACATGCGACCTGGGCCACCTGTTACCGTATTGGACGTGACGTCCACGAACTGGATGACCAGGCTCGACTCCGGGCCCTCAGCCCGCCCGCTCCCCACCGCCGCACCCCTTCGGCCCCACCTCACCGGCACCGGACGACCTCCGGCTGGCAACGCCCTACGGACTTTGCTGCATGCCAGGTCAAATTGGGTTCTACCGCAGCCGAAGACGAATCCTGGGTTGCGGCGCGGTACACCCATCAATGATCCCTCAGCCTCCACCAGAAGTCTCGTTGGCGGCTTCTCGTCTGAGCTGGGCTCGGGAGGTTGAGGGCCACGGATCGGCCGGTCTGCGCAACCTCGCCGAGAGGGACGCTCCAAGGACGGGGAGGGCATTGATTGCCGCAACTACGCAGTGGTGTCCATCGTGACATCGAGGGCGACCTTCCTGCCCGTCATGTTTTACGGCCGCCGACAGGCCGACACGTAGCAGCCGACAGGCACTCCGCAGCCATTCACCACCTCGCCGGTGACGCCGCCCACGTGCACACCCCGGCCGGCGCACAAGGACTCAACACCGGTGTCCAGGACGCCTACAACCTCGGCTGGAAACTCGCCCAGGTCATCGCCGGCGCACCCGACAGCCTCCTCGATACCTACGAGGCCGAGAGACAGCCGATCGCCTCCTCAGCGACACCACCGGCCGGCTGAAGAGCATCTACGGCATCACCGGCGACACCCTCATCCTCGTCCGGCCGGACGGGTACATCGCAAGCATCATCACGTCCGACTGGGCAGCCGCCTTCACCGCCGCGGCCGAAGCGTTCACACCGAGGTGATGCGGGACAGCGGCGGGGCGATGGCGGGCACATCGCCGAAGAGACGCCCTGCCTCGCCGTCGACGGTGCAGGTCACCGCTGACCTTTCCGGATGCGCGGGGCGTCGGGGAAACACCGGCGAAGACGGCCATCCGGTCCGCGCTGGTGCTGCCGTGCCGGCCGAGAGCCAGACCAACGCCCGCTGAAGCCCGGCCCCTCCCCTCGCCAGCCCCTCCCTCGCCGCCCCTCCCCCTTCCCGGGCGATCCCGTCACACCGGTACCCGCAGTCAGGCCGGGTCGGGCAGGGGGCGGCGGGCGACGTCGCGGGCGTCGTCCGGAGGAACCCCCAGCATGCGCAGAACCATTTCCGCCAGACCGGAGGCCGCGTCGTCGGCGTCGAGCTCGGGGCGGGCGAATCGCAACTCCACGAGGGACAGCAGGGACCCGCCCAGAGCCGACAGGGCGACGGTCGGGTCAACAGCGACGAACCGACCCGAGGCGACACCGCGTTCCAGGTCGCGCAGGGCTCGGGGCGCCAGACCCGTGTCGGAGTGAACGTGGCCGAGTCCGCGGTGGCGCAGTACCTGCATGAGCTCCGGGTGGGAGTCGACCATCCGCAGGCTGAGTCTCAGCCCCACCGCGACCAGCTCGGCCGGGTCGTCGGTCCCCCGCAGACGCTCGTCGATGGCCTGGCCGAACTCCTCGAGCGCGTCCACCACCGCCGCGTCGAACAGCTCCACCTTCGACTCGAAGTGGTTGTAGAAGGAGCCGAAACCCACGTCCGCACGCTCCGCGATCACCTGGATGCTCGCGCTCGTGTCTCCGGTCTCGGCCAGTATCTGCCGGGCCGCTCGGACGAGCGCCCGGCGGGTCTCGGCACGGCGCCGTTCGAAGCGGTTGAGGGGCGGAGCTGACGTCGGCATACGAGGAGTCTAGCAATGAGCCCGTGGACACCACAGTTCTGATGCATCGATCAGTGCATCTCTGATGATTCCCTCACCTTCACGGATGCAGCTATTGACGATTGATGAATCAGAGATGATGATTTCACAGCGAGCAGGGTGCCTTGCGCGGCGAGCACGCCGGGCTGTCCCGGAACCCCGTGATCAAGGTGGCCGACCTGGCCTGGCTGGAGTTCGAAAAGCCCGACCTCGACCGCGCGGAGGTTTTCGCCCGTGACTTCGGCTTCGGGATCGCCGCCCGCAGTGAGCGCGCGCTGTGGCTGCGGGGCACGTACGCCGGCTCGCCATGCATGGTGATCCGGCGCGGCCGTACGTCCCGTTTCATCGGCCCGGCGTTCCGCGCGGCGGAGCGGGCCGACCTGGACCGGCTGGCCCGGGCGACGGGGACCGCCGTACGCGACGTGGACGTTCCGGGCGGCGGCAA is part of the Streptomyces agglomeratus genome and encodes:
- a CDS encoding YncE family protein → MTTTEKPCVVATIPVGTEPVGVAADVHDHVFVTNSGDHTLSVIDALTNTVTATINVGLRPESVATDPQFGIYVANGGFGTVSVLDRFHTVIATINVGGPPSILHPPSHVVGVAVDHFLSRAYVTSRSHHRVAVIGISGELPTAAHNFVPVDGPLGVAVDSASHRVYVTQPDWDTVSVLDAATSGVIAAIPVGQHPMGISIDSQRRRAYVANNGFKTVSVLDIVTGAVADIEVGVRPLGVAVDLRGDAYVTHSDGTVKVIDAESSSVSATIPVGSQPDGVAFEPHSNRLYVANRGDGTVSAMDLARS
- a CDS encoding TetR/AcrR family transcriptional regulator, whose amino-acid sequence is MPTSAPPLNRFERRRAETRRALVRAARQILAETGDTSASIQVIAERADVGFGSFYNHFESKVELFDAAVVDALEEFGQAIDERLRGTDDPAELVAVGLRLSLRMVDSHPELMQVLRHRGLGHVHSDTGLAPRALRDLERGVASGRFVAVDPTVALSALGGSLLSLVELRFARPELDADDAASGLAEMVLRMLGVPPDDARDVARRPLPDPA